In bacterium YEK0313, the DNA window ACGGTGCGCTTTGCCGGCCACCGCCTGTTCATGGCCCATGCCCGCGACCTCACCGAGGCGCGGCGCATGGCCAGGGAAGCCCAGGCGAGCCGCGAGCGGCTGCACCAGATCGAAAAGCTCTCGGCCATGGGCTCGCTGCTCGCTGGTGTCGCTCATGAGCTGAACAATCCGCTGGCCATCGTGATCGCCCAGTCCTCGCTGCTCGTCGAAAAGGCCGAAAGCGAAGAGGTCAAGCGGCGCGGCGACCGCATCCGTGCCGCCGCCGAGCGGTGCGGCCGCATCGTCAAGAGTTTCCTCGCCATGGCGCGGCAGAAGCCGCCGCAGCGCGATGCGGTCGACATCAATGCCGTCGTTTCCGGCGCGCTCGACATGGTCGCCTATGGCCTGCGCAGTTCCGACATTGCGGTCGAGACCGTGCTCGCCGGCGACCTCCCCGCCATTACCGGCGACCGTGACCTGCTCTCGCAGGTCATCGCCAATCTCGTCATCAATGCGCAGCAGGCGCTGATGGACCGGCCGGCGCCGCGACTGATCCGGGTGGAGACGCGGCTGGCCGGCGACCGGGTCGGCATCACGGTCGAGGACAACGGACCGGGCGTGCCGCCCGATCTCGCGCGGCGGGTGTTCGACCCCTATTTCACCACCAAGCCGGCCGGGGTCGGCACTGGCATCGGCCTGTCGATCTGCCGCAACGTCGTCGAGGCGCATGGCGGCACGATCGCACTCGCCAACGGCGCGGATGGCGGCGCCCGCTTCGATATCAGCCTGCCACGCAGCGACGACGAGCGACCCGCCATTCCGGTCGCGAGCGACCCGGCCGGCCATCGCGGCCTGTCGGTGCTGATCGTCGACGACGAGGCGGATGTCGCCCGCAGCCTGGCCGAAATGGTGGAAGGCCTCGGCCATCGGCCGCGCGTGGTCGACCGGTCGGTCGTCGCGCTCGAGCAGATCGAGCGGACGGTGTTCGACGTGGTCTTTGCCGACCTGCGTATGCCGGGCCTCGACGGCATCGATTTCCGCGACCGGGTGCATGACCGCGACCCAAAGCTCGCCGAACGGACCATCATCGTCACCGGCGACACGGTGGCCGGGCCGGATCGGCTGGCGCGTGCCCAGGGCGCGGACGTGGTCGTGCTGGAAAAGCCGTTCACGCTCGACGACGTCCGGCTGGTGCTCGCCAAGGTCGCCACCAACGGCCTGGCCGCGCGGCTCAAGGCCTGAGGACGAGTGGCAGGTGGTGGATAGCGAGTAGCGAATAAGGCATGCCGGGCGGGAGCGCGGAGCAGGGCCCAGCTCTCCGAGAGAGCCGGCCATTCCCCATTCCCCATTCGCTCTTCGCCACCGCCCTCAGGCGTGAAGCCGGGGCACGCCGGCCGCGGGCCCGGCCATGACATCGGTCATCGTGCCATAAGCGAGCGCCCAGGCAGCCTGGGCCGATCCGTCGAAGGCTTCGCCGAGGGTTTCGGCGAGCGCCGACAGCAGCGCCTCGCCGACGACATTGTCCTGATCCGGCTCGGCGCCGTAACCGACATGCCGGAGGCCGAGCGCCCTGACATCCTCGATGACCGCGTCGAGATCATCGAGCGCCAGGATGGCATGGGCCAACGCCTTGACGAATTGCTGGCGCGCGGGGCGCATATCGGCAGGAAACAGCGGCCGCAGGGTCGGGTCGACATAAAACAGCGCGTCGTAGAAGGCCGCCGCGAAATCGTCCTTGCGCTCGGCGACGATGCCGAACTGGCGGCGAATGAGGCTGACCTGCTGCGGTGTCATGATGCTGTCTTGGACCTCGCCGTTGCAGTCACACCAGCCTCCGCCCCGCCTCCTTCCTTGTCATGCCGCGGCGCGCCGAGTGCCGTTTCGATTATTTCGGCCCGCATGTCCCGGCCGGCACGAGGCGTGCTCGCCTGAAACACGGCGGCCGGCGGCGCGCCATCATTGAGCGAACCTCGCAGCCGAAGCTGCGCGAACGGCGGGACAGGAGTTGGCGGATGGCCCACGTCGCCCAGGCAGTCGGAACGGGGCGGCGCAGGGCCGCGTCAGGGGTGGTCGTCGAGACCGCCGGCCGCCGCATGCGCGCCGTGGCTCGGCAGATCGAAGACGTAGCCGTGGCCGCGCACAGTGCGGATCGCTTCGGTGTCCAGCTTGCGCCTGAGGCGGGCGATCCGGGAATCGATGGCCCGGTCGAAAGCCTCCTCGTCCTCCGCCGGCGCCCGCTCCATGATTTCCTCGCGGGTCAGAACCTTGCCGGGACTGTCGGCGAAGGCCCTGATCAGGGCGACCTCGCCGGCCGAAAGCCGTTCGGTCGAACCGTCGGTCCGCAGCACACGTGCCGCCACGAGGTCGACCGAGGTCGTTTCGAAGACCACCAGATTGTGCCGGCGGCCCAGCCGCCGCTGCAGAATGCCCGCCACCCGCGCGGCCAGCTCGCGCAGCTCGACCGGTTTCTGCACATAGTCGTCGGCGCCGAGCTCCAGCCCCAGAACCCGGTCGACGGGATCGGGGTTGCCGGTCAGCACCAGCACGGCAATGTCGCTGGCAAGGTCGGTGCGGATCAGGATGTCGATGCCGCTCTCACCGGGCAGGCCGACATCCAGGATGATGAGATCCGGCCGCTCGCGCGCAAGATAGGGCTCGAGCTCCCAGGCGGCACCGAGCCGGTCGACGTCGTAGCC includes these proteins:
- the fixL_4 gene encoding Sensor protein FixL, which gives rise to MVQPGGRNSLTRQSRSELSRRFAGLLVLCGLPLLLLVVYLSWSTYGRAEVTAQAREHLVEHVTLVAGIVATFTVLAALIWRQFVAPAVALARYGIEATKGGMPAPAVPAPWMPLRQQIEAAVGERIAQIHQLRAMIDGIPLRTVYVDHNLIYRDANREFLEFLGKTADEVLGHTVGEILGPRVVAEYQAMSDQVRSGQTMRWEGWINFIEKGDRYLQVSLIPYIPVGETEVGFLTFTRDLTELKHGEQQLALNIDALARSEALNKAVVQSSLDAIIVADEDWHVIEFNPAAEAMLGFTRDEALGRLAWDLVVPSSQREPQIATMERYKAKTDVGSLARRFETEGQRKDGSVFPVEYSVNTVRFAGHRLFMAHARDLTEARRMAREAQASRERLHQIEKLSAMGSLLAGVAHELNNPLAIVIAQSSLLVEKAESEEVKRRGDRIRAAAERCGRIVKSFLAMARQKPPQRDAVDINAVVSGALDMVAYGLRSSDIAVETVLAGDLPAITGDRDLLSQVIANLVINAQQALMDRPAPRLIRVETRLAGDRVGITVEDNGPGVPPDLARRVFDPYFTTKPAGVGTGIGLSICRNVVEAHGGTIALANGADGGARFDISLPRSDDERPAIPVASDPAGHRGLSVLIVDDEADVARSLAEMVEGLGHRPRVVDRSVVALEQIERTVFDVVFADLRMPGLDGIDFRDRVHDRDPKLAERTIIVTGDTVAGPDRLARAQGADVVVLEKPFTLDDVRLVLAKVATNGLAARLKA
- the vhb gene encoding Bacterial hemoglobin, translating into MTPQQVSLIRRQFGIVAERKDDFAAAFYDALFYVDPTLRPLFPADMRPARQQFVKALAHAILALDDLDAVIEDVRALGLRHVGYGAEPDQDNVVGEALLSALAETLGEAFDGSAQAAWALAYGTMTDVMAGPAAGVPRLHA
- the torR gene encoding TorCAD operon transcriptional regulatory protein TorR, encoding MARRGRIAILDDEPDWVEAVHEYLVDLGYDVDRLGAAWELEPYLARERPDLIILDVGLPGESGIDILIRTDLASDIAVLVLTGNPDPVDRVLGLELGADDYVQKPVELRELAARVAGILQRRLGRRHNLVVFETTSVDLVAARVLRTDGSTERLSAGEVALIRAFADSPGKVLTREEIMERAPAEDEEAFDRAIDSRIARLRRKLDTEAIRTVRGHGYVFDLPSHGAHAAAGGLDDHP